The following proteins are encoded in a genomic region of Stigmatopora nigra isolate UIUO_SnigA chromosome 3, RoL_Snig_1.1, whole genome shotgun sequence:
- the mmp15b gene encoding matrix metalloproteinase-15 isoform X2: MYGYLPSASGQMSTMRSTQILANAIGDMQRFYGLEVTGQMDSATVSAMKRPRCGVPDKFGGQIKTNVRRKRYALTGHKWNKNHLTFSIQNYTPKIGEYNSLTAIRQAFKVWEGVTPLTFDEIPYQEIKYGRRKEPDIVLFFASGYHGDSSPFDGEGGFLAHAYFPGPGMGGDTHFDSDEPWTIGNQNVQGNDLFLVAIHELGHALGLEHSNNPLAIMAPFYQWMETDNFQLPDDDRRGIQQIYGGPDNNGPTPPLPTATPRRPEPPRPPPPPRQPDRPRATERPDHYGPDICEGNFDTVAMLRGEMFVFKGRWFWRVRRNRVLDNYPMPIGHFWRGLPGDIDAAYERHDGRFVFFKENRFWLFREANLEHGYPQELVDYGRDIPYDRVDAAIWWEPSGYTYLFQGDWYWRFNEQARSADRGYPKPVSVWGSSVPSAPKGAFLSDDGAYTYFYKGSKYWKFDNHRMKSEPGYPKSILRDFMGCDVDDTDRPDVPRPPFEPDAGREDDEETDDDEEGGAGREEEEEDEDKRQEEDDTNEVDVVLTVDESQNRTMNILMVTIPLLLVLCILGLIYAIINTLQSKGAPRLLVHCKRSLQDWV; encoded by the exons ATGTACGGCTACTTGCCCTCGGCCAGCGGGCAGATGTCCACCATGCGCTCCACGCAGATCCTGGCCAACGCCATCGGCGACATGCAGCGCTTCTACGGCCTGGAGGTCACCGGGCAAATGGACTCTGCGACCGTCAG CGCCATGAAAAGACCCAGGTGCGGCGTCCCGGACAAGTTCGGAGGTCAAATCAAGACCAACGTGAGGCGCAAACGTTATGCCCTGACTGGCCACAAGTGGAACAAGAACCATCTAACATTCAG CATTCAAAACTACACCCCCAAGATCGGCGAGTACAACTCGCTTACGGCCATCCGGCAGGCGTTCAAAGTGTGGGAGGGCGTGACGCCGCTGACGTTTGACGAAATCCCGTACCAGGAGATCAAATACGGTCGGCGCAAGGAACCCGACATCGTGCTGTTCTTTGCCTCGGGTTACCACGGCGACAGCTCGCCATTCGACGGCGAGGGCGGTTTCCTGGCCCACGCCTACTTTCCCGGGCCCGGTATGGGCGGCGACACTCATTTTGACTCGGACGAACCGTGGACCATCGGGAATCAAAACGTGCAAG GCAACGACTTGTTCCTGGTGGCCATTCACGAACTGGGCCACGCGTTGGGCTTGGAGCACTCCAACAACCCGCTAGCCATCATGGCGCCCTTCTACCAGTGGATGGAAACGGACAACTTCCAGCTCCCCGACGACGACCGACGAGGAATCCAGCAGATCTACG GTGGGCCGGACAACAACGGGCCGACTCCGCCTCTGCCCACGGCGACGCCGCGTCGTCCAGAACCGCCGCGGCCACCTCCTCCTCCGCGCCAGCCGGACCGGCCCAGGGCCACCGAAAGACCGGACCACTACGGACCCGACATTTGCGAAGGGAACTTTGACACGGTGGCCATGCTTCGAGGAGAAATGTTTGTCTTTAAG GGGCGCTGGTTCTGGAGGGTGCGACGGAACCGTGTTCTGGACAACTACCCCATGCCCATCGGGCACTTTTGGCGAGGCCTGCCCGGCGACATCGACGCCGCCTACGAGAGGCACGACGGACGATTCGtcttttttaaag AAAACCGATTCTGGCTTTTCCGAGAAGCCAACCTGGAACACGGATACCCGCAAGAACTGGTGGACTACGGGCGCGACATTCCCTACGACCGCGTAGACGCGGCCATCTGGTGGGAGCCCTCGGGATACACCTACCTCTTTCAGGGCGACTG GTATTGGCGTTTCAACGAACAGGCCCGGTCGGCTGACAGAGGCTACCCCAAACCGGTTAGCGTGTGGGGGTCGTCTGTGCCCTCCGCCCCCAAGGGGGCGTTCCTAAGCGACGATGGAG CATACACCTACTTCTACAAGGGCTCCAAATACTGGAAATTTGACAACCACCGCATGAAGAGCGAGCCGGGCTACCCCAAATCCATCTTACGCGACTTCATGGGCTGTGACGTGGACGACACGGACCGCCCCGACGTCCCTCGCCCGCCTTTCGAACCCGACGCCGGACGTGAGGACGACGAAGAAACGGACGATGACGAGGAAGGCGGGGCCGGccgggaagaggaagaagaggacgaGGACAAGCGCCAAGAGGAAGACGACACGAACGAAGTGGACGTGGTTTTGACGGTGGACGAAAGCCAGAATCGAACCATGAACATCCTGATGGTGACCATCCCCCTTCTTCTGGTGCTATGCATCCTGGGATTAATTTACGCCATCATCAACACGCTTCAGAGCAAAGGGGCGCCCAGGCTTTTGGTGCACTGCAAGCGCTCGCTTCAGGACTGGGTTTGA
- the mmp15b gene encoding matrix metalloproteinase-15 isoform X1 has product MRGFNPRLLWRRSLLLVLCVSAFGAPGAREEEREEDGGGGGFNSEAWLRMYGYLPSASGQMSTMRSTQILANAIGDMQRFYGLEVTGQMDSATVSAMKRPRCGVPDKFGGQIKTNVRRKRYALTGHKWNKNHLTFSIQNYTPKIGEYNSLTAIRQAFKVWEGVTPLTFDEIPYQEIKYGRRKEPDIVLFFASGYHGDSSPFDGEGGFLAHAYFPGPGMGGDTHFDSDEPWTIGNQNVQGNDLFLVAIHELGHALGLEHSNNPLAIMAPFYQWMETDNFQLPDDDRRGIQQIYGGPDNNGPTPPLPTATPRRPEPPRPPPPPRQPDRPRATERPDHYGPDICEGNFDTVAMLRGEMFVFKGRWFWRVRRNRVLDNYPMPIGHFWRGLPGDIDAAYERHDGRFVFFKENRFWLFREANLEHGYPQELVDYGRDIPYDRVDAAIWWEPSGYTYLFQGDWYWRFNEQARSADRGYPKPVSVWGSSVPSAPKGAFLSDDGAYTYFYKGSKYWKFDNHRMKSEPGYPKSILRDFMGCDVDDTDRPDVPRPPFEPDAGREDDEETDDDEEGGAGREEEEEDEDKRQEEDDTNEVDVVLTVDESQNRTMNILMVTIPLLLVLCILGLIYAIINTLQSKGAPRLLVHCKRSLQDWV; this is encoded by the exons ATGAGAGGTTTTAACCCAAGATTGTTGTGGAGACGGAGCCTCCTTCTGGTGCTATGCGTGTCCGCGTTCGGGGCACCGGGAGCCCGAGAGGAGGAACGGGAGGAggacggtggtggtggtggtttcaACTCGGAG GCGTGGCTGAGGATGTACGGCTACTTGCCCTCGGCCAGCGGGCAGATGTCCACCATGCGCTCCACGCAGATCCTGGCCAACGCCATCGGCGACATGCAGCGCTTCTACGGCCTGGAGGTCACCGGGCAAATGGACTCTGCGACCGTCAG CGCCATGAAAAGACCCAGGTGCGGCGTCCCGGACAAGTTCGGAGGTCAAATCAAGACCAACGTGAGGCGCAAACGTTATGCCCTGACTGGCCACAAGTGGAACAAGAACCATCTAACATTCAG CATTCAAAACTACACCCCCAAGATCGGCGAGTACAACTCGCTTACGGCCATCCGGCAGGCGTTCAAAGTGTGGGAGGGCGTGACGCCGCTGACGTTTGACGAAATCCCGTACCAGGAGATCAAATACGGTCGGCGCAAGGAACCCGACATCGTGCTGTTCTTTGCCTCGGGTTACCACGGCGACAGCTCGCCATTCGACGGCGAGGGCGGTTTCCTGGCCCACGCCTACTTTCCCGGGCCCGGTATGGGCGGCGACACTCATTTTGACTCGGACGAACCGTGGACCATCGGGAATCAAAACGTGCAAG GCAACGACTTGTTCCTGGTGGCCATTCACGAACTGGGCCACGCGTTGGGCTTGGAGCACTCCAACAACCCGCTAGCCATCATGGCGCCCTTCTACCAGTGGATGGAAACGGACAACTTCCAGCTCCCCGACGACGACCGACGAGGAATCCAGCAGATCTACG GTGGGCCGGACAACAACGGGCCGACTCCGCCTCTGCCCACGGCGACGCCGCGTCGTCCAGAACCGCCGCGGCCACCTCCTCCTCCGCGCCAGCCGGACCGGCCCAGGGCCACCGAAAGACCGGACCACTACGGACCCGACATTTGCGAAGGGAACTTTGACACGGTGGCCATGCTTCGAGGAGAAATGTTTGTCTTTAAG GGGCGCTGGTTCTGGAGGGTGCGACGGAACCGTGTTCTGGACAACTACCCCATGCCCATCGGGCACTTTTGGCGAGGCCTGCCCGGCGACATCGACGCCGCCTACGAGAGGCACGACGGACGATTCGtcttttttaaag AAAACCGATTCTGGCTTTTCCGAGAAGCCAACCTGGAACACGGATACCCGCAAGAACTGGTGGACTACGGGCGCGACATTCCCTACGACCGCGTAGACGCGGCCATCTGGTGGGAGCCCTCGGGATACACCTACCTCTTTCAGGGCGACTG GTATTGGCGTTTCAACGAACAGGCCCGGTCGGCTGACAGAGGCTACCCCAAACCGGTTAGCGTGTGGGGGTCGTCTGTGCCCTCCGCCCCCAAGGGGGCGTTCCTAAGCGACGATGGAG CATACACCTACTTCTACAAGGGCTCCAAATACTGGAAATTTGACAACCACCGCATGAAGAGCGAGCCGGGCTACCCCAAATCCATCTTACGCGACTTCATGGGCTGTGACGTGGACGACACGGACCGCCCCGACGTCCCTCGCCCGCCTTTCGAACCCGACGCCGGACGTGAGGACGACGAAGAAACGGACGATGACGAGGAAGGCGGGGCCGGccgggaagaggaagaagaggacgaGGACAAGCGCCAAGAGGAAGACGACACGAACGAAGTGGACGTGGTTTTGACGGTGGACGAAAGCCAGAATCGAACCATGAACATCCTGATGGTGACCATCCCCCTTCTTCTGGTGCTATGCATCCTGGGATTAATTTACGCCATCATCAACACGCTTCAGAGCAAAGGGGCGCCCAGGCTTTTGGTGCACTGCAAGCGCTCGCTTCAGGACTGGGTTTGA